The Bifidobacterium eulemuris genome includes a window with the following:
- a CDS encoding addiction module antidote protein: MDTTFSTWHIEDDIRSDEDAIGYLNAALEERDPASLQDMLGVVARARGMTGVARASGLGRESLYKALRPDSKPSFDTIMRVADALGAQLYFLPKDIDMEAVHNAIEEVKQHAAKQTTIPTTATGSLT; this comes from the coding sequence ATGGACACCACATTTTCCACTTGGCATATCGAGGATGACATCCGATCCGACGAGGATGCCATCGGATATCTCAACGCAGCGCTTGAAGAGCGCGACCCGGCCTCGCTGCAGGATATGCTCGGCGTGGTCGCGCGCGCCCGAGGGATGACGGGCGTCGCCCGGGCGTCCGGATTGGGCCGCGAATCGCTGTACAAGGCGCTGCGCCCCGATTCTAAACCTTCGTTCGATACCATCATGCGCGTGGCCGACGCCTTGGGAGCGCAGCTGTACTTCCTTCCCAAAGACATCGACATGGAGGCGGTGCATAACGCCATCGAAGAAGTGAAACAGCATGCCGCCAAGCAAACGACCATCCCCACCACCGCAACAGGAAGCCTGACATGA
- a CDS encoding alpha-L-arabinofuranosidase C-terminal domain-containing protein yields the protein MRDIETIHVRRSASSHRVSDDLWGIFFEDINACADGGIASELVQNGAFEYCRSSSEHWSNYSFWTKSVPEDSFAAFSLGIDSPVAEENPHYAIVEIGKAPASLTNEGFDGMVFRKKESYDLSLWCRTESGRPQRVRAELLGDDGQVLAEGLLVCDSVGWKKLTLELVSQGEASNGAFRLTFLSEGVFELDFVSLEPRAAYKGLKHCRPDLVRVLDELHPRFMRFPGGCIAHGYGYYNMYRWKDTIGPVEHRPHNFNCWGYHQSFRIGYYEYFLLCETIGAKPLPILPAGVGCQNTDSGPVPIALKDMPAYIQEVLDLIDFCNADPADNEWAAKRAEMGHPDPFGLEYLGIGNEDRIDAVFEDRFTRIYEAVRAAHPEITVIGTVGPDPEGRDYDEGWRIASKLGVPIVDEHSYRSPSWWFRHLDHWDGVNRQGPKVYLGEYGSWGTGLINGLAESAIMGRMEANGDAVVMASYAPLFCKNGHAGWNPNLIYFDNEHVHRTYSYWVQQMYADTIADTAVPLEIEGVVGSVRELSDRVRLRFTHDQVWGGDLKLSITEFEIRMSDGEIRRLPDMTYFTGLEQCPDIDLHADDYEIRLHLEYLAGKSDFFFDFGDIDAGVYDQIRLSRNMSRITAYSESGGFDIAAVSTVGQRTEGQPQPGDGWRLRILVSDRGRKVRVLVDGSELMSGVERGEEIRRTVALAHNSGKRTSYLRITNAMGSPVAVDVKEALGRSDLPVSSIRTLTGDDPLAGVRYEASPTAPVDDIVDLSVSSMVTVPAWSFTVLSIPDGEQG from the coding sequence ATGAGAGACATCGAAACCATCCATGTGCGACGGTCCGCTTCTTCCCATCGTGTCAGCGACGATTTGTGGGGAATCTTTTTCGAGGATATCAATGCCTGTGCGGACGGTGGTATCGCCAGCGAACTCGTGCAGAACGGTGCATTCGAATACTGCCGTTCGAGCTCGGAGCATTGGAGCAACTACTCATTCTGGACCAAGTCCGTGCCTGAAGACTCGTTCGCGGCGTTCTCTCTTGGCATCGACTCTCCAGTGGCTGAAGAGAATCCGCACTATGCCATCGTCGAAATCGGCAAGGCTCCGGCGAGTCTGACCAATGAAGGCTTTGACGGTATGGTGTTTCGTAAAAAGGAGTCCTATGACTTGAGTCTGTGGTGCCGCACCGAATCGGGACGCCCCCAGCGGGTGCGTGCTGAGCTGTTGGGCGATGATGGTCAGGTACTGGCCGAGGGGCTGCTGGTCTGTGATTCCGTTGGATGGAAAAAGCTGACCCTTGAGCTCGTCTCGCAGGGTGAGGCTTCTAACGGCGCTTTCCGTCTGACCTTTCTGAGCGAAGGCGTGTTCGAACTTGATTTCGTCAGTCTTGAACCCCGTGCCGCCTATAAAGGGTTGAAGCATTGCCGTCCTGATCTGGTAAGGGTCCTGGACGAGCTCCATCCGCGGTTCATGCGCTTCCCCGGAGGATGCATTGCCCATGGCTATGGCTATTACAACATGTACCGGTGGAAGGACACCATTGGTCCGGTGGAGCATCGTCCGCACAACTTCAACTGTTGGGGATACCACCAATCCTTCCGCATCGGATACTATGAGTACTTTCTTCTATGCGAAACCATCGGAGCCAAGCCACTGCCTATACTCCCAGCGGGGGTGGGCTGTCAAAACACGGATTCCGGACCGGTTCCCATCGCGCTGAAGGACATGCCTGCATATATTCAGGAAGTACTCGACCTGATTGATTTCTGCAATGCCGATCCTGCGGACAATGAGTGGGCGGCCAAGCGTGCGGAAATGGGGCATCCCGATCCGTTCGGCTTGGAATATCTCGGCATTGGCAATGAGGACCGCATTGATGCGGTGTTCGAGGATCGGTTCACCCGTATCTATGAGGCCGTCAGGGCCGCTCATCCCGAGATCACAGTCATCGGCACCGTCGGTCCCGACCCGGAAGGACGCGATTATGACGAAGGCTGGCGTATCGCGAGCAAACTTGGCGTTCCTATCGTCGATGAGCATTCTTACCGTTCTCCCAGCTGGTGGTTCCGTCATCTCGACCATTGGGATGGCGTTAATCGTCAAGGGCCAAAGGTGTATTTAGGAGAATACGGCTCATGGGGCACCGGACTCATTAACGGATTGGCGGAATCCGCAATCATGGGACGCATGGAAGCCAACGGAGACGCCGTGGTCATGGCCTCTTACGCGCCGTTATTCTGCAAAAATGGACATGCCGGTTGGAACCCGAATCTCATCTACTTTGACAACGAGCATGTGCACCGCACCTACAGCTATTGGGTGCAGCAGATGTATGCCGATACGATCGCCGACACAGCTGTTCCTCTTGAAATCGAAGGGGTCGTGGGAAGCGTGCGTGAACTTTCCGACCGGGTGCGGCTACGCTTCACCCATGATCAGGTGTGGGGAGGCGATCTCAAGCTCTCTATCACCGAATTCGAGATTCGTATGAGCGACGGCGAGATACGTCGCCTGCCGGACATGACTTATTTCACCGGTCTGGAGCAATGCCCCGACATTGACCTTCATGCTGATGACTATGAGATTCGCTTACATCTGGAATACCTCGCTGGGAAGTCCGATTTCTTCTTTGATTTCGGCGACATCGATGCAGGTGTGTACGACCAGATTCGTCTGAGTCGTAATATGTCGCGTATCACCGCATATTCCGAAAGCGGTGGTTTTGATATCGCCGCCGTGTCTACCGTGGGTCAGCGGACGGAGGGACAGCCCCAGCCCGGTGATGGTTGGCGGCTTCGGATTCTAGTGTCCGACCGTGGGCGGAAAGTCCGTGTGCTCGTGGATGGAAGCGAGCTGATGAGCGGCGTCGAAAGAGGAGAGGAGATCCGCAGAACGGTGGCTTTAGCCCACAACAGTGGGAAACGAACCAGTTATCTGCGCATCACCAATGCCATGGGATCACCTGTGGCGGTTGATGTGAAGGAGGCGCTGGGGCGTTCCGATCTTCCGGTTTCGTCGATACGCACGCTCACCGGAGATGATCCGTTGGCCGGCGTGCGGTATGAGGCCTCCCCGACTGCTCCCGTAGACGACATAGTGGATCTGAGCGTGTCTTCGATGGTCACCGTTCCCGCTTGGTCATTCACCGTTTTGTCCATTCCGGACGGCGAGCAGGGCTGA
- a CDS encoding carbohydrate ABC transporter permease has product MTSALAGDSPTSKLTSADIPWNPKVRPHKTMGDWVADIIIVVMLASIVFAIIYPLWFVIIASFSNQGMVSQGQILFLPKGINFGGYEKLFADSRIWQGYANTILYSVVGTALNMIVTLPAAFALSRREWKSRRVLLFLLTFTMFFVGGLIPNYLLFKNLGILNTMWVFILPSAVNVYNLIIARSFFETSIPDELYDAAQIDGLTYFGHFFKIVLPLSSAIIAVVGLYYFVGHWNDFFTGLVYIRDSAKYPLQNVLRDILLANQTNAQQGNVNMANAAEQQQLADQIKYGVIIVSTLPLLVLYPFLQKYFNKGVMIGAVKG; this is encoded by the coding sequence ATGACAAGCGCACTCGCAGGCGATTCTCCAACCTCTAAATTGACTTCCGCCGATATTCCATGGAATCCGAAGGTCCGGCCTCATAAAACGATGGGCGACTGGGTCGCCGACATCATCATCGTTGTGATGCTGGCGTCAATCGTATTCGCCATCATCTATCCGTTGTGGTTTGTCATCATCGCCTCGTTCTCAAATCAAGGCATGGTATCCCAAGGGCAGATCCTGTTCTTGCCGAAAGGCATCAATTTCGGAGGCTATGAGAAGCTTTTCGCCGATAGTCGCATTTGGCAGGGATACGCGAACACCATCTTGTATTCGGTGGTTGGAACCGCACTCAACATGATCGTCACGCTGCCTGCGGCGTTCGCCTTGTCGCGACGTGAATGGAAATCCCGTCGCGTGCTGCTGTTTTTGCTAACTTTCACGATGTTTTTCGTCGGTGGTCTGATTCCGAACTACTTGCTGTTCAAGAATCTCGGCATCCTCAACACCATGTGGGTGTTCATTCTGCCCTCCGCCGTCAATGTGTATAACCTCATCATCGCGCGCTCGTTCTTCGAGACGTCGATTCCCGATGAGCTCTATGATGCGGCGCAGATCGATGGGCTGACCTATTTCGGACACTTCTTCAAAATCGTCCTGCCATTGTCGAGTGCGATTATCGCGGTCGTCGGTCTCTATTATTTTGTCGGCCATTGGAATGACTTCTTCACTGGTCTGGTGTACATCCGTGACTCCGCGAAGTATCCGTTGCAGAATGTGCTGCGCGATATCCTACTGGCCAATCAGACCAACGCGCAGCAGGGCAATGTGAACATGGCGAACGCCGCCGAACAACAACAGTTGGCCGACCAAATCAAATACGGAGTGATTATCGTCTCCACGCTGCCGTTGCTCGTTCTATATCCGTTCCTGCAAAAGTATTTCAATAAGGGCGTCATGATCGGCGCGGTCAAGGGGTGA
- a CDS encoding ABC transporter permease yields MSARVDEVVRPAAAWGRHEGGGSLLHGQSLPARIGSWLDSKVGPKWRLWVLTFPCLLFVAVFAYAPMYGLRLAFFDFDPREGISGGEFVGLKYFSKFIMSPMFGQIMVNTIRISLWTLVMSFICPIVLALLINQIGNSKIKGFVQTITYMPHFISTVVIVAMINIFLDPTAGILGRFAGDTSLMAIPGMFSVIYWVSEIWQHVGWDCIIYLAALSSVDLSLYEAAKIDGAGRLQLIRYVDLPTIMPTIGVMLILKMGSVLSVGFEKVFLMQNALNLSSSEVISTYVYRIGILGNQFSYSTAIGLFNTLINFIFVVAANTISKKVSDTSIY; encoded by the coding sequence ATGAGTGCGAGAGTGGATGAGGTGGTTCGCCCGGCGGCGGCGTGGGGTCGTCATGAGGGTGGCGGCTCGTTACTGCACGGGCAATCGTTGCCGGCGCGAATTGGATCATGGTTGGATTCGAAGGTGGGGCCGAAATGGCGGCTGTGGGTGCTGACGTTCCCCTGTCTGCTTTTCGTGGCGGTGTTCGCTTATGCCCCGATGTATGGCCTCCGTCTGGCCTTCTTCGACTTTGATCCCCGAGAAGGCATCTCCGGGGGTGAGTTCGTGGGGCTGAAGTATTTCAGCAAATTCATCATGTCACCGATGTTCGGACAGATTATGGTCAACACTATTCGCATCTCCTTGTGGACCTTGGTGATGAGCTTCATCTGCCCGATCGTCCTTGCGCTGCTGATCAACCAGATTGGCAACTCCAAAATCAAGGGATTCGTGCAGACGATTACCTACATGCCCCATTTCATCTCCACGGTGGTCATCGTCGCCATGATTAATATCTTCCTGGATCCGACCGCTGGCATCCTTGGTCGTTTCGCAGGAGACACCAGTCTGATGGCCATCCCAGGCATGTTCTCTGTCATCTATTGGGTCAGTGAAATCTGGCAGCATGTCGGCTGGGACTGCATTATCTATCTTGCCGCTCTTTCCTCCGTGGATCTTAGCTTGTATGAGGCGGCGAAAATCGATGGAGCGGGACGCCTCCAGCTTATTCGATATGTCGATTTGCCGACGATCATGCCGACCATCGGCGTCATGCTCATTCTCAAGATGGGATCGGTGCTGTCGGTCGGATTCGAAAAGGTCTTCCTCATGCAAAACGCGCTGAACCTGTCATCCTCCGAGGTCATTTCAACGTATGTCTATCGCATCGGCATCCTTGGCAACCAGTTCAGCTATTCCACGGCCATTGGCCTGTTCAACACGCTCATCAATTTCATCTTCGTTGTCGCGGCGAACACGATTTCGAAGAAGGTCTCAGATACCAGCATCTACTGA
- a CDS encoding type 2 periplasmic-binding domain-containing protein, protein MSTSLKRRVNSILAAGVAVAMLVGVTACGGSDAAVDDSGKPIVTIMSTKNSLTKIDPAETQWFKELEAACDCTIQWDTVSVDAWQQQKAAVLTSGEVADISIALFGQSDLAGYPYFEDLSDDLDQLPSVKKFFEDRDYARKSATTMDGNIYQIPNDVVSQGESNYTGQTFLINKTWLDKLGLDIPRTWDELTEVLRAFKTQDPNGNGEADEIPWNIRAMETSGFGWYSPFQLINSTGISTAMTMSPAGPEGIYAKDGKVGNFLQTENFRQVVEYLSELTSEGLIPQAGWTKDDSKWNSELQSDGETAITGMAITWDTTSFGGLSDQYVSIPVPSSSDDPADATAEQAQLASYDGIAIKADAPNKEAIFKVVEKMMDTDVSVAQFFGDLGEYVTKLGDKSYEIPQEQYDAVSAGEYGMGNRGYSYFPEGITIENNPVEHFDETTRIYRDQAPGLDSDDYWPGYVIPNDEDAKTLSDNRTQLLNYVVTQVSQWVSNGGLDDASWDEFQDRIKALGVEDNIALWQKWYDEYAKL, encoded by the coding sequence ATCGATCCCGCCGAGACTCAATGGTTCAAAGAACTTGAGGCGGCATGCGACTGCACCATCCAGTGGGACACTGTCTCAGTCGACGCGTGGCAGCAGCAGAAGGCCGCCGTGCTAACTTCTGGAGAGGTGGCGGACATCAGCATTGCGCTGTTCGGACAGTCCGATTTGGCCGGATATCCTTACTTCGAAGACCTCTCCGATGATCTGGACCAGCTTCCGTCGGTCAAGAAGTTCTTCGAAGACCGTGACTACGCGCGCAAGTCCGCCACTACGATGGACGGCAACATCTACCAGATCCCTAATGATGTGGTGTCCCAAGGCGAAAGCAACTATACCGGTCAGACTTTCCTGATCAACAAGACGTGGCTCGACAAGCTAGGGTTGGATATTCCTCGGACTTGGGATGAGTTGACCGAAGTGCTAAGGGCGTTCAAGACCCAGGATCCGAATGGCAATGGCGAGGCCGACGAGATTCCGTGGAATATCCGCGCGATGGAGACCTCCGGCTTCGGTTGGTATTCACCATTCCAGCTCATCAACTCCACGGGTATCTCCACCGCCATGACCATGTCTCCCGCTGGTCCTGAAGGGATCTACGCTAAGGATGGCAAGGTCGGCAACTTCTTGCAGACCGAGAATTTCCGTCAGGTGGTCGAATATCTCAGTGAACTGACCAGCGAAGGGCTGATCCCTCAAGCGGGCTGGACCAAGGACGATTCGAAGTGGAACTCCGAGCTCCAGTCCGATGGCGAGACCGCCATCACCGGCATGGCCATCACTTGGGACACCACATCGTTCGGTGGTCTCTCGGATCAGTATGTGTCCATTCCGGTGCCGTCCTCCAGCGACGATCCTGCCGATGCCACGGCCGAACAGGCGCAGTTGGCCTCGTATGATGGCATAGCTATCAAAGCTGACGCTCCCAACAAGGAGGCTATCTTCAAAGTCGTTGAAAAGATGATGGACACGGATGTGTCGGTAGCTCAGTTTTTCGGTGATCTTGGTGAGTATGTCACAAAACTCGGTGACAAGAGCTATGAGATTCCTCAGGAGCAGTACGATGCCGTGTCCGCCGGCGAATACGGCATGGGCAACCGCGGATACTCGTACTTCCCAGAGGGCATTACGATTGAAAACAATCCGGTGGAGCATTTCGATGAGACGACGCGCATCTACCGCGACCAAGCTCCTGGGCTTGATAGCGACGACTATTGGCCGGGGTATGTCATCCCGAACGATGAGGATGCAAAAACACTTTCCGATAACCGCACCCAGCTGCTCAACTATGTGGTGACTCAAGTCTCCCAATGGGTAAGTAACGGGGGCCTTGACGATGCCTCATGGGACGAGTTCCAAGACAGGATCAAGGCCTTGGGCGTTGAAGACAACATTGCGCTTTGGCAGAAGTGGTATGACGAATATGCCAAACTGTGA